In one window of Skermanella rosea DNA:
- a CDS encoding ATP-binding protein, with protein MNDTSILDVDRPFWPGGGRDETLEQIRAALMRPHPLVLFTGAPEVGKSRLVRELAERQKAQGTVCAFMPPAMPPADIRPATDSERLLAALGTVAIAGAAAEELTRLANEFARRTSPPKGIRAPVPQALLIVDGADTLDGATLDRLAVLTREGPVALLLAGRTALVEALVRSAAKPVRGAVTARIHLDPLSDGAAGDFIAALVAARGEAADIAPGTVRRIVARSGGIPGEIERLTADAIMLARASRAVRVAAMAEPASDFPMFQPLDLAPVAPRPDPAHCIPASRRSMQEVFEDLRTQATTERRAKLPVDYDAPPDPTAWTLPCGGNRVQPEPPRGRTLPWATGIALAVIATAFIAPEPQYDVPTVHVSENPHAVIVSSVVPEGSSGMGVSKPAAMLAELEDEQPAQEPQPQADHSASDTVPEPVPPEEMPPEEIPADRPTLEEPALAEPALEDPLIELPSFDDPVIEPPSFEDLVEPFDSQPALTEPPPVPVPEEPAPAPVIVVEPPPAPPPETPSQPRIPAIAEKSLLERGHRLMALGDIASARLLFEMAASQGSARGALEVGRTLDPAHLHSLGARGVAGDPVAAAAWYRRAADLGEPAATALLDSLGRR; from the coding sequence ATGAACGATACTAGTATTCTCGATGTCGACCGGCCTTTCTGGCCAGGCGGGGGCAGGGACGAGACCCTGGAGCAGATCCGCGCCGCCCTGATGCGCCCCCATCCTCTGGTGCTGTTCACCGGTGCTCCGGAGGTCGGCAAGTCCCGGCTGGTCCGCGAACTGGCGGAACGCCAGAAGGCCCAGGGTACCGTGTGCGCCTTCATGCCCCCTGCCATGCCCCCCGCCGACATCCGGCCGGCAACCGACTCCGAACGGCTGCTCGCCGCCCTGGGAACGGTGGCCATTGCAGGCGCGGCCGCGGAGGAACTGACCCGGCTGGCGAACGAATTCGCCCGCAGGACATCGCCGCCGAAGGGCATCCGCGCTCCGGTGCCCCAGGCGCTGCTGATCGTCGACGGTGCCGATACCCTCGACGGGGCGACGCTCGACCGGCTCGCCGTGCTGACCCGCGAGGGCCCGGTCGCCCTGCTTCTGGCCGGGCGCACCGCTCTGGTGGAGGCCCTGGTCCGTTCCGCTGCCAAGCCGGTGCGCGGCGCGGTCACGGCCCGCATCCACCTGGACCCGCTCTCCGACGGCGCGGCCGGGGATTTCATCGCCGCCCTGGTCGCGGCCCGCGGCGAGGCCGCCGACATCGCGCCCGGCACGGTACGGCGGATCGTCGCCCGGAGCGGCGGCATACCGGGAGAGATCGAGCGCCTGACCGCCGACGCGATCATGCTGGCCCGCGCCAGCCGGGCCGTGCGCGTGGCCGCGATGGCCGAGCCGGCTTCGGACTTCCCCATGTTCCAACCGCTCGACCTGGCGCCGGTCGCGCCGCGGCCGGACCCGGCGCATTGCATCCCGGCCTCCCGGCGCTCGATGCAGGAAGTCTTCGAGGACCTGCGGACGCAGGCGACGACCGAGCGCCGCGCCAAGCTTCCGGTGGACTACGACGCTCCTCCGGACCCGACGGCATGGACGCTGCCGTGCGGCGGGAACCGCGTCCAGCCGGAACCGCCCCGAGGCCGGACGCTGCCATGGGCCACCGGCATCGCCCTGGCGGTCATCGCGACCGCCTTCATTGCGCCCGAGCCACAATATGACGTGCCGACCGTGCATGTCTCCGAAAACCCCCACGCCGTCATCGTCAGCTCGGTCGTGCCGGAAGGGAGTTCCGGCATGGGAGTGTCGAAGCCGGCGGCCATGCTGGCCGAACTGGAGGACGAGCAGCCGGCGCAGGAGCCGCAGCCCCAGGCGGATCACTCCGCATCCGACACGGTCCCGGAACCGGTGCCCCCCGAGGAGATGCCCCCCGAGGAGATACCGGCCGATCGGCCCACGCTTGAGGAGCCGGCGCTCGCCGAGCCGGCATTGGAAGACCCCTTGATCGAGCTGCCGTCGTTCGACGACCCGGTGATCGAGCCACCGTCGTTCGAGGACCTGGTGGAGCCCTTCGACTCGCAGCCGGCGCTCACGGAGCCGCCGCCGGTGCCGGTCCCGGAGGAGCCTGCGCCCGCTCCGGTCATCGTCGTGGAACCGCCTCCGGCCCCGCCGCCGGAAACGCCGTCCCAACCGCGGATTCCGGCGATCGCCGAGAAGTCGCTGCTGGAGCGGGGCCATCGGCTGATGGCGCTGGGCGACATCGCCTCGGCCCGGCTGCTCTTCGAGATGGCGGCATCCCAGGGCAGCGCGCGGGGAGCGCTGGAGGTCGGCCGGACCCTGGACCCGGCCCATCTCCACTCCCTCGGCGCCCGCGGCGTTGCCGGCGATCCGGTGGCCGCCGCCGCCTGGTACCGCCGCGCGGCCGACCTGGGCGAGCCGGCGGCCACCGCCCTGCTGGACTCGCTGGGCCGGCGCTGA
- a CDS encoding DUF445 domain-containing protein: MTDQTDTDHEAAQRRLLRRNRRLATGLLLFAASLFVALRFVPEPGFWTLLLRAASEAAIVGALADWFAVTALFRRPLGLPIPHTAIIPSSKDRIGDGLGSFVERNFLEPSLVVAKLRSVDPAARLVRWLNAPGTAEALAARLVATLPGVIRSIEDRELRDFFGRALGEQLRGTEVAPVIGKVLGVLVASGQHQPLLERAVAWALDLVDRNQGRLEAMVGQRSGWWIPKAIDRRVARSLSSGAHDYLKELLDPASPMRIRMELAIEDLARDLQDDPDTRAQVEAAKARLLDQPEIQAWLGGLWDEVRRITLHDLERPDGRTREALVTGLGSLGSALEADPAMRARLNASVERLALDLIAPWRRGIGRFIAEVVHGWDARTVSDRIETAVGSDLQYVRISGTIVAALVGSTLFLATRLIE, from the coding sequence TTGACCGACCAAACGGATACGGACCACGAGGCGGCGCAGCGTCGCCTGCTCCGGCGCAACAGGAGGCTGGCCACCGGGCTCCTGCTGTTCGCGGCCAGCCTGTTCGTGGCCCTGCGCTTCGTGCCGGAGCCGGGATTCTGGACCCTGCTGCTGCGCGCCGCGTCGGAGGCGGCGATCGTCGGGGCGCTGGCGGACTGGTTCGCGGTGACCGCGCTGTTCCGCCGGCCCCTGGGCTTGCCGATCCCGCACACCGCGATCATCCCGTCCAGCAAGGACCGCATCGGCGACGGGCTCGGCAGCTTCGTCGAACGCAATTTCCTGGAGCCGTCGCTGGTGGTGGCGAAGCTCCGCTCGGTCGATCCGGCGGCGCGGCTGGTGCGCTGGCTGAACGCGCCGGGCACGGCGGAGGCCCTGGCCGCCCGGCTGGTCGCGACGCTGCCCGGCGTGATCCGGTCGATCGAGGACCGCGAGCTGCGCGACTTCTTCGGCCGGGCGCTGGGCGAGCAGCTGCGCGGGACCGAGGTGGCGCCGGTCATCGGCAAGGTCCTGGGCGTGCTGGTCGCCAGCGGCCAGCACCAGCCCCTGCTGGAACGCGCGGTGGCCTGGGCGCTCGACCTGGTGGACCGCAACCAGGGCCGGCTGGAGGCGATGGTCGGTCAGCGCAGCGGCTGGTGGATTCCCAAGGCGATCGACCGCCGGGTCGCCCGTTCCCTGAGCAGCGGGGCGCACGACTACCTGAAGGAGCTGCTCGACCCGGCCTCGCCGATGCGCATCCGCATGGAGCTGGCGATCGAGGACCTGGCCCGCGACCTCCAGGACGACCCCGACACCCGCGCCCAGGTCGAGGCGGCCAAGGCCCGACTGCTCGACCAGCCGGAGATCCAGGCCTGGCTGGGCGGCTTGTGGGACGAGGTGCGCCGGATCACCCTGCACGACCTGGAACGGCCCGACGGCCGGACGCGCGAGGCGCTGGTCACCGGCCTGGGGTCGCTCGGGTCGGCGCTGGAGGCGGACCCGGCGATGCGGGCCCGCCTCAACGCCTCGGTCGAGCGGCTGGCGCTGGACCTGATCGCCCCGTGGCGGCGCGGCATCGGCCGCTTCATCGCCGAGGTCGTCCACGGCTGGGATGCCCGGACGGTGTCCGACCGGATCGAGACGGCGGTGGGCAGCGACCTGCAATATGTCCGCATCTCCGGGACCATCGTCGCGGCCCTGGTCGGCTCCACCCTGTTCCTGGCGACCCGGCTGATCGAGTGA
- a CDS encoding bifunctional acetate--CoA ligase family protein/GNAT family N-acetyltransferase → MTVRNLDSLLKPTSIALIGASRQPKSIGAVVARNLFNAGFDGPVMPVNPHERSIEGVLCYPTVESLPITPDLAVICTPPDTVPDLVRRLGERGTKAAIIITAGFGELGPEGKALQQRVLDAARPHLMRIAGPNCLGVMVPGRGINASFAHVNPIKGDIALIAQSGAVVTSIADWATSRSVGFSHLISLGGMADVDFGDLLDYMAADHNTRAICLYVEAITHARKFMSAARAAARQKPVIVIRSGRTDEAAKAASSHTGALAGHDDVYDAAFRRAGMLRVVELDELFDAVETLAMGVQITGDRLAIVTNGGGIGVMATDTLIEEGGCLAGIDEAVMAKLDAVLPPTWSRGNPIDIIGDASGKRYANTLSALVGDRNHDAVLVINCPVAVADGAESARAVVEALKGRKHPVLTSWLGDSSAQEARHLFAASRIPTYETPSKAVRAFMHLVRYRKNQELLMETPASTPEQFQVDEKAARAVIDAAIADGRGWLSEFEAKHVLEAYGIPVVETLKARTPDEAAEAARRIAKPVALKILSVDIIHKSDIGGVQLHIKTPEEVRAKAVAMLERVRALRPDADIEGFTVQAMASKPGAHELIVGVADDPLFGPVLLFGQGGTSVEVVQDKALGLPPLNTNLAREMMSRTRVWKLLQGYRDRPPAANDQVALTLIKISQLITDIAEIVELDINPLLADDTGVLALDARIKVAVPALIPGSRRLAIRPYPKKLEKRVKLNDGREFLLRPIRPEDEPIIHRMFERMTPEDIRLRFFAPMKRLSHQMAAKLTQIDYDREMALVAVAQTADGQDELYGIVRIAADPDNQKAEYAVMVRSDMKGKGLGYVLMTQIIEYARSRGIGEVFGEVLRENTTMLAMCHELGFTRRENRDEPGVVEVRISLTEPSGNA, encoded by the coding sequence ATGACCGTTCGCAATCTCGATTCCCTGCTGAAGCCCACGTCGATCGCCCTGATCGGTGCCAGCCGCCAGCCGAAATCCATCGGCGCCGTCGTGGCCCGGAACCTGTTCAACGCCGGTTTCGACGGGCCGGTGATGCCGGTGAACCCGCACGAGCGGTCGATCGAGGGCGTGCTGTGCTATCCCACGGTCGAGTCGCTGCCGATCACCCCGGACCTCGCGGTGATCTGCACGCCCCCCGACACGGTCCCCGACCTGGTCCGCCGGCTGGGCGAGCGCGGCACCAAGGCGGCGATCATCATCACCGCCGGCTTCGGCGAGCTGGGGCCGGAGGGCAAGGCCCTCCAGCAGCGCGTCCTGGACGCGGCGCGTCCCCACCTGATGCGGATCGCCGGACCGAACTGCCTGGGCGTCATGGTGCCCGGACGCGGCATCAACGCCAGCTTCGCCCACGTCAATCCCATCAAGGGCGACATCGCGCTGATCGCCCAGTCCGGCGCCGTCGTGACCTCGATCGCGGACTGGGCGACCAGCCGCAGCGTCGGTTTCAGCCACCTGATCTCGCTGGGCGGGATGGCCGACGTGGATTTCGGCGACCTGCTCGACTACATGGCGGCCGACCACAACACCCGCGCCATCTGCCTCTATGTCGAGGCGATCACCCACGCCCGCAAGTTCATGTCGGCGGCCCGCGCCGCGGCGCGCCAGAAGCCGGTCATCGTGATCCGCTCGGGCCGCACCGACGAGGCGGCGAAGGCCGCCAGCTCCCACACCGGCGCGCTGGCCGGCCATGACGACGTCTACGACGCGGCCTTCCGGCGCGCCGGCATGCTGCGGGTGGTGGAGCTGGACGAGCTGTTCGACGCCGTCGAGACGCTGGCCATGGGCGTGCAGATCACCGGCGACAGGCTGGCGATCGTGACCAACGGCGGCGGCATCGGCGTGATGGCGACCGACACCCTGATCGAGGAGGGCGGCTGCCTCGCCGGGATCGACGAGGCGGTGATGGCGAAGCTGGACGCCGTCCTGCCGCCGACCTGGAGTCGCGGCAACCCCATCGACATCATCGGCGACGCCTCCGGCAAGCGCTATGCCAACACGCTCTCGGCCCTGGTCGGCGACCGCAACCACGACGCGGTCCTGGTGATCAACTGCCCGGTCGCGGTCGCCGACGGGGCCGAGTCGGCGCGCGCCGTGGTGGAGGCCCTGAAAGGCCGCAAGCATCCGGTCCTGACGAGCTGGCTCGGCGACTCCTCCGCGCAGGAGGCCAGGCACCTGTTCGCTGCCAGCCGGATCCCGACCTACGAGACGCCGAGCAAGGCGGTCCGCGCCTTCATGCACCTGGTTCGCTACCGCAAGAACCAGGAACTGCTGATGGAGACGCCGGCCAGCACGCCCGAGCAGTTCCAGGTCGACGAGAAGGCGGCCCGCGCCGTGATCGACGCGGCGATCGCCGACGGCAGGGGCTGGCTCAGCGAGTTCGAGGCCAAGCACGTGCTGGAGGCCTACGGCATCCCGGTGGTCGAGACGCTGAAGGCCCGCACCCCCGACGAGGCGGCGGAGGCCGCGCGCCGGATCGCCAAGCCGGTGGCGCTCAAGATCCTGTCGGTCGATATCATCCACAAGTCCGACATCGGCGGCGTCCAGCTCCACATCAAGACGCCGGAGGAGGTCCGCGCCAAGGCCGTCGCCATGCTGGAGCGGGTCCGGGCGCTGCGGCCCGACGCCGACATCGAGGGCTTCACCGTCCAGGCCATGGCGAGCAAGCCCGGCGCCCACGAGCTGATCGTGGGCGTCGCCGACGACCCGCTGTTCGGGCCGGTGCTGCTGTTCGGCCAGGGCGGCACCTCGGTCGAGGTGGTCCAGGACAAGGCGCTGGGACTGCCGCCGCTCAACACCAATCTGGCGCGCGAGATGATGTCGCGCACCCGGGTCTGGAAGCTGCTCCAGGGCTACCGCGACCGGCCGCCCGCCGCGAACGACCAGGTGGCGCTGACCCTGATCAAGATCAGCCAACTGATCACCGACATCGCCGAGATCGTCGAGCTGGACATCAACCCGCTGCTGGCCGACGACACCGGCGTGCTGGCGCTCGACGCCCGCATCAAGGTGGCGGTGCCGGCCCTCATCCCGGGATCGCGGCGGCTCGCGATCCGGCCCTACCCGAAGAAGCTGGAGAAGCGCGTCAAGCTCAACGACGGGCGGGAGTTCCTGCTGCGCCCGATCCGGCCCGAGGACGAGCCGATCATCCACCGGATGTTCGAACGCATGACCCCGGAGGACATCCGCCTGCGGTTCTTCGCGCCGATGAAGCGCCTGTCGCACCAGATGGCCGCCAAGCTGACCCAGATCGACTACGACCGGGAGATGGCCCTGGTCGCCGTGGCCCAGACGGCCGACGGCCAGGACGAGCTCTACGGCATCGTCCGCATCGCCGCCGATCCCGACAACCAGAAGGCCGAATACGCCGTGATGGTCCGCAGCGACATGAAGGGCAAGGGCCTGGGCTATGTCTTGATGACCCAGATCATCGAGTATGCCCGTTCCCGCGGCATCGGCGAGGTGTTCGGCGAGGTCCTGCGCGAGAACACCACCATGCTGGCGATGTGCCACGAGCTGGGCTTCACCCGGCGGGAGAACCGCGACGAGCCGGGAGTGGTGGAGGTCCGCATTTCCCTGACCGAGCCTTCGGGCAACGCCTGA
- a CDS encoding macro domain-containing protein: MTGSRAIDRVTVLRGDITLCRVDAIVNAANGALKRGGGVDGAIHRAAGPDLQRELDGIGGCPTGECRISGAYGLPASRLIHCVGPVWRGGSAGEDEALAGCYRSALLLADRHGLATIAFPAISTGIYGFPPDRAARIAVDTVLETLAGLPGIAEVRFVCFDEATAVLYRGLLGA; encoded by the coding sequence GTGACCGGATCCCGGGCGATCGACCGGGTGACCGTCCTGCGGGGCGACATCACCCTCTGCCGGGTGGACGCGATCGTCAATGCCGCCAACGGCGCGCTCAAGCGCGGCGGCGGCGTCGACGGCGCGATCCACCGCGCGGCCGGTCCCGACCTCCAGCGCGAGTTGGACGGCATCGGCGGCTGCCCCACCGGCGAGTGCCGGATCAGCGGCGCCTACGGCCTTCCCGCGTCCAGGCTGATCCACTGCGTCGGGCCGGTCTGGCGCGGCGGCTCCGCAGGAGAGGACGAGGCGCTGGCCGGCTGCTACCGCTCGGCCCTGCTGCTGGCGGACCGCCACGGCCTCGCGACCATCGCCTTTCCGGCCATCAGCACCGGCATCTACGGGTTTCCCCCCGACCGCGCGGCGCGCATCGCGGTCGATACGGTGCTGGAAACGCTGGCCGGCCTGCCCGGCATCGCCGAAGTCCGGTTCGTCTGCTTCGATGAAGCCACCGCCGTCCTCTACCGGGGGCTGCTTGGGGCGTAA
- the ppa gene encoding inorganic diphosphatase, which yields MDISKIPVGNDAPWDVNVIIEIPMGGEPIKYEVDKESGALFVDRFLHTAMYYPCNYGFIPHTLSDDGDPCDMLVVGRRPIQPGAVLRSRPIGVLIMEDEAGQDEKVLAVPVNKLHPFYSDVKSYKDLPEILLDQIAHFFQHYKDLEKGKWVKIKRWGDAEEAAKIIQHSIDKYNAEG from the coding sequence ATGGATATCTCGAAGATCCCAGTGGGCAACGACGCACCGTGGGACGTCAACGTCATCATCGAAATCCCGATGGGCGGCGAGCCGATCAAGTATGAGGTCGACAAGGAAAGCGGCGCGCTGTTCGTCGACCGTTTCCTGCACACCGCGATGTATTATCCGTGCAACTACGGTTTCATCCCGCACACCCTGTCCGACGACGGCGATCCGTGCGACATGCTGGTGGTCGGCCGCCGGCCGATCCAGCCGGGCGCCGTCCTGCGGTCGCGGCCGATCGGCGTGCTGATCATGGAGGACGAGGCCGGCCAGGACGAGAAGGTCCTCGCGGTTCCGGTCAACAAGCTGCACCCGTTCTACAGCGACGTGAAGTCCTACAAGGATCTCCCCGAGATCCTGCTCGACCAGATCGCGCACTTCTTCCAGCACTACAAGGACCTGGAGAAGGGCAAGTGGGTCAAGATCAAGCGCTGGGGCGACGCCGAGGAGGCCGCCAAGATCATCCAGCACTCGATCGACAAGTACAACGCCGAAGGGTGA
- a CDS encoding extracellular solute-binding protein — protein sequence MYGIPIRRPLAALLVLAVALAVLPAGPAAADEPRPAHAVAMHGEPRYPAGFDHFDYADPAAPRGGVFRNAAGGTFDTLNPFIVRGRAALGLGYVTESLMQRSWDEPFSLYGLIAESITVPDDRSWVEFTLNPSARWHDGVPITPADVLFSWRTLRDHGRPNHRSYYGRVSHAARTGERSVRFTFARNPGDAGGMDREMALIMGLMPILPEHYWKDREFDRTTLEPPLGSGPYRVARFEPGRTIAYERVPDYWGRDLGVNRGQYNFDEIRYDYYRDDGVALEAFKAGAYDFRRETDPAKWATGYDFPAARDGRVTLERLPHGRPEPMRGLIFNTRRPWFAVPKVREALGFALDFEWINRTLFHGAYRRTASYYPNSELAAAGPPGPAELAVMEPLRGHLPAEAFGPAHVPPATDGSGPTGLRANLRRGQELLAEAGWTVRDGRLVDAGGVAMEFEILLVSPGDEKVALEFARALRRIGVSARVRTVDSAQYQARLESFDFDMTLNRWTSTLSPGNEQLYYWGSDAADQEGSRNYAGIRSPAIDALARGLGMARDRADLVARVRALDRALTWGHYAVPLYHLPDDRVAYWSRLRRPAVTPVYGMVIDAWWMGE from the coding sequence ATGTATGGAATTCCGATCCGCCGCCCGCTGGCGGCCCTCCTCGTCCTGGCTGTCGCCCTGGCCGTCCTACCCGCCGGGCCCGCCGCCGCGGACGAGCCGCGCCCGGCCCATGCCGTCGCCATGCACGGCGAGCCGCGCTACCCCGCCGGTTTCGACCATTTCGACTATGCCGATCCCGCGGCGCCCCGGGGAGGCGTCTTCCGCAACGCCGCCGGGGGCACCTTCGACACGCTCAACCCCTTCATCGTGCGCGGCCGTGCGGCGCTGGGGCTTGGCTACGTCACGGAGAGCCTGATGCAGCGGAGCTGGGACGAGCCGTTCTCGCTCTATGGGCTGATCGCCGAGTCCATCACGGTGCCGGACGACCGTTCGTGGGTCGAATTCACCCTGAACCCGTCGGCGCGCTGGCACGACGGCGTGCCGATCACGCCGGCCGACGTGCTGTTCTCGTGGCGCACGCTGCGCGACCACGGCCGTCCGAACCACCGCAGCTACTACGGGCGGGTGTCCCACGCCGCCCGGACCGGCGAGCGGAGCGTGAGGTTCACCTTCGCCCGCAATCCCGGGGATGCCGGCGGCATGGACCGGGAGATGGCGCTGATCATGGGCCTGATGCCGATCCTGCCGGAGCATTATTGGAAGGACCGCGAGTTCGACCGGACCACGCTGGAGCCGCCGCTGGGCAGCGGACCGTACCGGGTCGCCCGGTTCGAGCCGGGCCGCACGATCGCTTACGAGCGGGTGCCGGATTACTGGGGCCGCGACCTCGGCGTGAACCGGGGGCAGTATAATTTCGACGAGATCCGCTACGACTATTACCGCGACGACGGCGTGGCGCTGGAGGCTTTCAAGGCCGGAGCCTACGATTTCCGGCGCGAGACCGATCCGGCCAAATGGGCCACCGGCTATGATTTTCCGGCCGCGCGCGACGGCCGGGTCACGCTGGAGCGGTTGCCCCACGGCAGGCCGGAGCCGATGCGCGGCCTGATCTTCAATACCCGACGCCCCTGGTTCGCGGTCCCGAAGGTGCGGGAGGCACTGGGCTTCGCGCTGGACTTCGAGTGGATCAACCGGACGCTGTTCCACGGCGCCTACCGGCGCACGGCCAGCTACTATCCGAATTCCGAACTGGCGGCGGCCGGTCCGCCCGGCCCGGCGGAGCTGGCGGTGATGGAACCGTTGCGCGGCCATCTGCCTGCCGAGGCGTTCGGGCCGGCCCATGTCCCGCCCGCGACCGACGGAAGCGGGCCGACGGGATTGCGCGCCAATTTGCGCCGGGGCCAGGAACTGCTGGCGGAGGCCGGCTGGACCGTCCGGGACGGCCGCCTGGTCGACGCCGGAGGCGTCGCGATGGAGTTCGAGATCCTGCTGGTGTCGCCCGGGGACGAAAAGGTGGCGCTGGAATTCGCCAGGGCGCTGCGGCGGATCGGGGTCTCGGCGCGCGTCCGCACGGTCGACAGCGCCCAGTACCAGGCGCGGCTGGAGTCCTTCGATTTCGACATGACGCTGAACCGCTGGACCTCCACCCTGTCGCCGGGCAACGAGCAGCTCTACTATTGGGGCAGCGACGCGGCCGACCAGGAGGGCAGCCGGAACTATGCCGGGATCCGCAGCCCGGCGATCGACGCGCTGGCGCGCGGGCTGGGCATGGCCCGGGACCGGGCGGACCTGGTCGCCCGGGTCCGCGCGCTGGACCGGGCATTGACTTGGGGACATTATGCCGTTCCGCTCTACCACCTGCCGGACGACCGGGTCGCCTACTGGTCCCGGCTCCGCCGGCCGGCGGTCACTCCGGTCTACGGCATGGTGATCGATGCCTGGTGGATGGGGGAGTAG
- a CDS encoding sensor histidine kinase produces MKQRLQVVVLTTAVLLPILAFSSAMVVLFDRQQKETVENMLNHAAAALEDALERELVSNIAGLESLATSIHLDDNDIVNFAVVARRLLESRANWLSLRLLRAGDGTPLLTLPADGGNADATTAPPPADMVLDVVTARLPMVSEVRHDSRGEPFVSIVVPVLRDGTAVYALSAALRSRALSAALGGPKMPADWFGAALDTDRVILARTRRQEEFVGKPVTESLRQRIDQGDKSFFFARNQEGQEVYTAFVTSPLTGWTVVVGAPGETVAGPMRRSLMAVTGGGLLALAATVWLGALLVGNANRRHAMERRLLALEGERMAERRLADVAANLPGVIFRRVRDPDGTVRYPYLSAGLNNLAGGMPEAPPGADELELLIHPEDRDGWREIFRPAGGGQAPAPEKTPLEPRHLEARIGPTAGPVRWVRVMARPALTGENETAWDGVALDVTDLKETQHRLATSLAESQELLQEVHHRVKNNLQVVWSLIQLEAMQIEDQEARDRMEIIGQRIGVMGRIHEQVYASKEFSRIDFGRQLRGLCDALARTFGNPPGVNLEVAGDALFCHLDTAIPLGLIANELVANAFKHAFPEGAGTIRVSLRARGDEAVLEVSDDGVGMSGANTDRGLGLRLIKGLLRQIGATMQTGPAKGGTGAGTADAGGGNGGTHVTISIPGPWYAR; encoded by the coding sequence ATGAAGCAGCGTCTCCAAGTCGTCGTCCTCACCACGGCCGTCCTGCTGCCGATCCTGGCGTTTTCCAGCGCCATGGTCGTGCTGTTCGACCGTCAGCAGAAGGAGACGGTCGAGAACATGCTCAACCATGCCGCCGCGGCACTCGAGGATGCGCTGGAACGGGAACTCGTGTCCAACATCGCGGGGCTGGAGTCGCTGGCGACCTCGATCCATCTCGACGACAACGACATCGTCAATTTCGCGGTGGTGGCACGACGGTTGCTGGAAAGCCGGGCGAACTGGCTGTCCCTGCGGCTGCTGCGCGCCGGTGACGGGACTCCGCTGCTCACCCTGCCCGCCGACGGCGGGAACGCGGATGCGACCACCGCTCCCCCGCCGGCCGACATGGTTCTCGATGTCGTGACGGCAAGATTGCCGATGGTGAGCGAGGTCAGGCACGACTCGCGGGGCGAGCCCTTCGTTTCGATCGTGGTCCCGGTGCTGCGGGACGGCACGGCCGTCTATGCCCTGTCGGCCGCGTTGCGCAGCCGGGCGCTCAGCGCGGCGCTGGGCGGTCCGAAAATGCCGGCGGACTGGTTCGGTGCTGCCCTCGACACCGACCGGGTGATCCTCGCCCGGACACGCCGGCAGGAGGAGTTCGTCGGGAAGCCGGTGACCGAGTCGCTGCGCCAGCGGATCGACCAGGGCGACAAAAGCTTCTTCTTCGCCCGCAACCAGGAGGGCCAGGAGGTCTATACCGCTTTCGTCACGTCGCCGCTGACCGGCTGGACCGTGGTGGTGGGGGCTCCCGGAGAGACGGTGGCCGGTCCCATGCGCCGGTCCCTGATGGCCGTGACCGGCGGCGGTCTGCTCGCGCTGGCCGCCACCGTCTGGTTGGGCGCCCTGCTGGTCGGCAACGCCAACCGCCGGCATGCCATGGAGCGCAGGCTGCTGGCGCTGGAAGGCGAGCGGATGGCCGAGCGGCGGCTCGCCGACGTGGCCGCCAACCTGCCCGGCGTGATTTTCCGGCGTGTCAGGGATCCCGACGGCACGGTACGTTATCCCTATCTGAGCGCCGGGCTGAACAACCTCGCCGGCGGAATGCCGGAAGCGCCGCCGGGTGCCGACGAGCTGGAGCTGCTGATCCATCCCGAGGACCGCGACGGCTGGCGGGAGATCTTCCGGCCGGCCGGCGGCGGCCAAGCCCCGGCTCCCGAGAAGACGCCGCTGGAGCCCCGGCACCTGGAGGCCAGGATCGGGCCGACCGCCGGCCCGGTCCGGTGGGTCCGCGTCATGGCGCGCCCCGCGCTGACCGGCGAGAACGAGACGGCGTGGGACGGCGTCGCCCTGGACGTGACCGACCTGAAGGAAACCCAGCACCGGCTGGCCACCTCGCTGGCCGAGAGCCAGGAACTGCTCCAGGAGGTGCATCATCGAGTCAAGAACAACCTCCAGGTAGTTTGGAGCCTGATCCAGCTCGAAGCGATGCAGATCGAGGATCAGGAGGCCCGCGACCGGATGGAGATCATCGGGCAGCGGATCGGCGTCATGGGCAGAATCCATGAGCAGGTCTATGCCTCGAAGGAGTTCTCGCGGATCGACTTCGGACGCCAGCTGCGCGGGCTGTGCGACGCGCTGGCCCGCACCTTCGGCAATCCTCCCGGGGTCAACCTGGAAGTCGCAGGGGACGCCTTGTTCTGCCACCTCGACACCGCCATTCCCCTGGGGCTGATCGCCAACGAACTGGTGGCGAACGCGTTCAAGCACGCTTTCCCGGAGGGGGCCGGGACGATCCGGGTCAGCCTGCGCGCCCGGGGCGACGAGGCGGTGCTCGAGGTTTCGGACGACGGCGTCGGCATGTCCGGCGCCAACACCGATCGCGGCCTCGGTCTTCGGCTCATCAAGGGGCTGCTCAGGCAGATCGGGGCGACCATGCAAACCGGACCCGCGAAGGGCGGAACGGGAGCCGGGACCGCCGATGCCGGTGGCGGAAACGGGGGAACCCATGTCACAATCTCGATCCCGGGACCCTGGTATGCCCGATGA